The proteins below come from a single Streptomyces sp. MRC013 genomic window:
- the lpdA gene encoding dihydrolipoyl dehydrogenase has protein sequence MSDRFDVVVLGAGPGGYVAAIRAAQLGKRVAVVEEKYWGGVCLNVGCIPTKALLRNAELAHIFTHEAETFGIRVEGRVSFDYGEAFRRSRRVADGRVKGVHYLMKKNKITEFTGRGTFLDAHTLRVAGADGSTTTISFDDCIIATGATPRLLPGTRRSDRVVTYEELILEEEPPGSVVIAGAGAIGIEFAYVMRNYGVKVTIVEFLDRMAPLEDRDVSAELAKQYRRMGIDVLTSTRVEAIDESGPQVRVTVAGEDGAQRVLEADMVLQAIGFVPNVTGYGLEATGVRLTERGAVEVDGRCRTSVPHVYAIGDVTAKLMLAHTAESMGIVAAETIAGAETMELDYPMIPRATYCQPQIASFGWTEEQAREKGFDVKVVKFPFTANGKAHGLGYSTGFVKLISDAKYGEIIGAHLIGPDVTELLPELTLAQRWDLTVHEVARNVHAHPTLGEAVKDAVHGLAGHMINL, from the coding sequence ATGTCAGACCGCTTCGACGTCGTTGTGCTCGGAGCAGGCCCCGGCGGTTACGTCGCCGCGATCCGCGCGGCCCAGCTGGGCAAGCGCGTCGCGGTGGTCGAGGAGAAGTACTGGGGCGGCGTCTGCCTGAACGTCGGCTGCATCCCGACCAAGGCGCTGCTGCGCAACGCCGAGCTGGCGCACATCTTCACCCATGAGGCGGAGACGTTCGGCATCAGGGTCGAGGGCCGGGTCTCCTTCGACTACGGCGAGGCGTTCCGGCGCAGCCGCCGGGTCGCCGACGGCCGGGTCAAGGGCGTCCACTACCTGATGAAGAAGAACAAGATCACCGAGTTCACGGGCCGGGGCACGTTCCTCGACGCCCACACCCTCCGGGTGGCCGGGGCGGACGGCTCGACCACCACGATCTCGTTCGACGACTGCATCATCGCGACCGGGGCCACCCCGCGCCTGCTGCCCGGTACGCGCCGCAGCGACCGCGTGGTCACGTACGAGGAGTTGATCCTCGAGGAGGAGCCGCCGGGCTCCGTCGTCATCGCGGGCGCCGGGGCGATCGGCATCGAGTTCGCGTACGTGATGCGCAACTACGGCGTGAAGGTCACGATCGTCGAGTTCCTCGACCGGATGGCACCGCTGGAGGACAGGGACGTCTCGGCGGAGCTCGCCAAGCAGTACCGCAGGATGGGCATCGACGTCCTGACCTCCACGCGCGTGGAGGCGATCGACGAGTCGGGTCCGCAGGTCCGCGTCACGGTCGCGGGCGAGGACGGCGCGCAGCGGGTGCTGGAGGCCGATATGGTCCTGCAGGCGATCGGCTTCGTGCCGAACGTCACGGGCTACGGCCTGGAGGCGACGGGCGTGCGGCTCACGGAGCGCGGCGCCGTCGAGGTGGACGGCCGCTGCCGCACGTCGGTGCCGCACGTCTACGCCATCGGCGACGTGACCGCGAAGCTCATGCTGGCGCACACGGCGGAGTCCATGGGGATCGTGGCCGCCGAGACGATCGCGGGCGCCGAGACGATGGAGCTCGACTACCCGATGATCCCGCGCGCGACGTACTGCCAGCCGCAGATCGCCAGCTTCGGCTGGACGGAGGAGCAGGCGCGGGAGAAGGGCTTCGACGTCAAGGTCGTCAAGTTCCCCTTCACCGCGAACGGCAAGGCGCACGGCCTCGGGTACTCGACGGGCTTCGTGAAGCTGATCAGCGACGCGAAGTACGGCGAGATCATCGGCGCCCACCTGATCGGCCCCGACGTCACGGAGCTGCTGCCCGAGCTGACGCTGGCCCAGCGGTGGGACCTCACGGTCCACGAGGTGGCGCGCAACGTGCACGCCCACCCGACGCTGGGCGAGGCGGTGAAGGACGCCGTGCACGGCCTCGCCGGGCACATGATCAACCTCTGA
- a CDS encoding ABC transporter permease, producing the protein MYHPTVARLTYRGLLGRRRAAVLFALPALLVAVSAAVRLFQGADDQIAADLLGGFALATMVPLIGVIAGTGAIGPEIDDGSVVYLLAKPVKRPVIIFTKLVVAVAVTMVFSAVPTLVAGLVLNGNGQQVAVAYTVAALVASIAYSALFLLLGTVSRHAVVLGLVYTLVWENLFGGLVSGVRTLSVQQWALAVAEEVTRGEGLVSSDVTLPVAAVLLVVVTAAATWLAGRKLRTLVLAGEE; encoded by the coding sequence ATGTACCACCCCACAGTCGCCCGGCTCACCTACCGGGGCCTGCTCGGCCGCCGCCGCGCCGCCGTCCTCTTCGCCCTCCCCGCCCTGCTGGTCGCCGTCTCGGCGGCCGTCCGCCTCTTCCAGGGCGCCGACGACCAGATCGCCGCCGACCTGCTCGGCGGGTTCGCGCTGGCCACGATGGTGCCGCTGATCGGCGTCATCGCGGGCACGGGCGCGATCGGCCCGGAGATCGACGACGGTTCGGTCGTCTACCTCCTCGCCAAGCCGGTGAAGCGCCCCGTGATCATCTTCACCAAGCTGGTGGTCGCCGTCGCGGTGACCATGGTCTTCTCGGCCGTCCCCACCCTGGTCGCCGGCCTGGTCCTCAACGGCAACGGCCAGCAGGTCGCGGTCGCGTACACCGTCGCCGCGCTCGTCGCCTCGATCGCGTACAGCGCCCTCTTCCTCCTCCTCGGCACGGTCAGCCGGCACGCCGTCGTCCTCGGCCTCGTCTACACGCTGGTCTGGGAGAACCTGTTCGGCGGCCTCGTCTCCGGGGTGCGGACGCTGAGCGTCCAGCAGTGGGCCCTCGCGGTCGCCGAGGAGGTGACCCGCGGCGAGGGGCTCGTCTCCTCCGACGTGACGCTGCCGGTCGCGGCGGTCCTGCTGGTCGTGGTGACCGCCGCCGCCACCTGGCTCGCCGGCCGGAAGCTGCGGACCCTCGTCCTGGCGGGCGAGGAGTAG
- a CDS encoding ABC transporter ATP-binding protein, producing MTTLRIDHASRWFGNVVAVNDVTMTVGPGVTGLLGPNGAGKSTLINMMGGFLAPSTGTVALDGEPVWRNESVYRHIGVVPEREAMYDFLTGREFVVANAELHGLGDAEARRALATVEMEYAQDRKIGTYSKGMRQRVKMASALVHDPSVLLLDEPFNGMDPRQRMQLMDLLRHMGADGRTVLFSSHILEEVEQLASHIEVVVAGRHAASGDFRRIRRLMTDRPHRYLVCSSDDRALAAALIADPSTAGIEVDVREGGLRVQAVDFGRFTELLPRVAREHSIRLLTVSPSDESLESVFSYLVAA from the coding sequence GTGACCACCCTCCGCATCGACCACGCGTCCCGCTGGTTCGGCAACGTCGTCGCCGTCAACGACGTCACCATGACCGTCGGCCCCGGCGTGACCGGCCTCCTCGGCCCCAACGGCGCCGGCAAGTCGACCCTCATCAACATGATGGGCGGCTTCCTCGCCCCCTCGACCGGCACCGTCGCCCTCGACGGGGAGCCGGTCTGGCGCAACGAGTCCGTCTACCGCCACATCGGCGTCGTGCCGGAGCGGGAGGCGATGTACGACTTCCTCACCGGACGCGAGTTCGTCGTCGCCAACGCCGAACTGCACGGCCTCGGCGACGCGGAGGCGCGGCGCGCGCTCGCCACCGTGGAGATGGAGTACGCGCAGGACCGGAAGATCGGCACGTACAGCAAGGGCATGCGGCAGCGGGTGAAGATGGCCTCCGCCCTCGTCCACGACCCCTCCGTCCTCCTCCTCGACGAACCGTTCAACGGCATGGACCCGCGCCAGCGCATGCAGCTGATGGACCTGCTGCGGCACATGGGCGCGGACGGCCGCACGGTCCTGTTCTCGTCGCACATCCTGGAGGAGGTCGAGCAGCTCGCCTCCCACATCGAGGTCGTCGTCGCCGGGCGGCACGCGGCCAGCGGCGACTTCCGCCGCATCCGCCGCCTGATGACCGACCGCCCGCACCGCTACCTGGTGTGCTCCAGCGACGACCGGGCCCTGGCCGCCGCGCTCATCGCCGACCCGTCGACCGCCGGCATCGAGGTGGACGTGCGCGAGGGGGGCCTGCGCGTGCAGGCGGTGGACTTCGGCCGCTTCACCGAACTGCTGCCGCGGGTCGCCCGCGAGCACTCCATCCGGCTGCTCACGGTCTCACCCTCGGACGAGTCCCTCGAGTCGGTCTTCTCCTACCTCGTCGCGGCCTGA
- a CDS encoding ABC transporter permease has product MSTETRIHDIGYREYEGPRLGRAYARRSLYAQSLRGAYGLGRSAKSKVLPMLLFGVMCVPALIVVAIAVFAKSRSLSVDYTSYAIYMQLVIALYVASQAPQSVSRDLRFRSVPLYFSRPIERADYVLAKYGAMASALFVLTASPLLVLYAGALLAKMDFAEQTGDFAQGLVSVALLSLLFGGIGLLLAALTPRRGFGVAAVIAVLFISYGAVTTVQAIAWSTGNPDAVVWLGLFSPTTLVDGVQTAFLGATTSFPGETGPGTAAGTVYLLVVLALIAGSYAALMRRYRKVGL; this is encoded by the coding sequence GTGAGTACCGAGACCCGGATCCACGACATCGGATACCGCGAGTACGAGGGCCCCCGCCTCGGCCGCGCCTACGCCCGCAGGTCCCTGTACGCGCAGTCCCTGCGCGGGGCGTACGGCCTCGGCCGCAGCGCCAAGTCGAAGGTGCTGCCGATGCTCCTCTTCGGCGTCATGTGCGTACCGGCGCTGATCGTCGTCGCGATCGCCGTCTTCGCGAAGTCCCGCTCCCTGAGCGTCGACTACACGAGCTACGCGATCTACATGCAGCTGGTCATCGCCCTGTACGTGGCCTCCCAGGCGCCGCAGTCCGTCTCGCGCGACCTGCGCTTCCGGAGCGTCCCGCTGTACTTCTCCCGTCCCATCGAGCGCGCCGACTACGTCCTCGCCAAGTACGGCGCGATGGCGTCCGCCCTGTTCGTCCTGACCGCCTCCCCGCTGCTCGTCCTCTACGCGGGGGCGCTGCTGGCGAAGATGGACTTCGCCGAGCAGACCGGGGACTTCGCCCAGGGGCTGGTGTCCGTGGCGCTGCTCTCCCTCCTCTTCGGCGGGATCGGCCTGCTGCTGGCCGCCCTGACGCCCCGCCGCGGCTTCGGCGTCGCCGCCGTGATCGCCGTGCTGTTCATCTCGTACGGCGCCGTCACCACCGTCCAGGCCATCGCCTGGTCCACCGGCAACCCGGACGCCGTGGTCTGGCTGGGCCTGTTCTCGCCGACCACCCTCGTCGACGGCGTGCAGACCGCCTTCCTCGGCGCCACCACGTCCTTCCCCGGCGAGACGGGGCCGGGCACCGCCGCCGGCACGGTGTACCTGCTGGTCGTCCTCGCGCTCATCGCCGGCTCGTACGCCGCCCTGATGCGCCGCTACCGAAAGGTCGGACTGTGA
- a CDS encoding ABC transporter ATP-binding protein translates to MIATESLSKRFPRVTALDRLSLDIGPGVTGLVGANGAGKSTMIKILLGLSPATEGRAEVLGLDVATDGPAIRERVGYMPEHDCLPPDVSATEFVVHMARMSGLPPASARERTADILRHVGLYEERYRPMGGYSTGMKQRVKLAQALVHDPRLVLLDEPTNGLDPVGRDDMLGLIRRVWTDFGISVLVTSHLLGELERTCDHVVVIDGGRLLRSSSTSDFTRTTTTLAVEVTDSDAHPDGTAALRAALTAAGVALHARAEEGLPGAGHVLLLEAAGEEIHDIVRDTVAELGLGLVRMEQRRHRIAEVFRPGTAAAGQSPEVQTR, encoded by the coding sequence GTGATCGCCACCGAAAGCCTCAGCAAGCGGTTCCCCCGGGTGACCGCCCTCGACCGGCTCTCCCTGGACATCGGGCCCGGCGTGACCGGACTCGTGGGTGCCAACGGAGCCGGCAAGTCGACGATGATCAAGATCCTGCTGGGCCTGTCCCCCGCCACCGAGGGCCGCGCCGAGGTGCTCGGTCTCGACGTGGCGACGGACGGTCCCGCCATCCGCGAGCGCGTCGGCTACATGCCGGAGCACGACTGCCTGCCGCCGGACGTCTCGGCCACCGAGTTCGTCGTCCACATGGCGCGCATGTCGGGGCTCCCGCCCGCCTCCGCCCGCGAGCGCACCGCCGACATCCTGCGCCACGTCGGTCTGTACGAGGAGCGGTACCGCCCCATGGGGGGCTACTCCACCGGCATGAAGCAGCGGGTGAAGCTCGCCCAGGCGCTGGTCCACGACCCCCGGCTGGTCCTCCTCGACGAGCCGACGAACGGCCTCGACCCGGTCGGCCGGGACGACATGCTGGGCCTGATCCGCCGGGTCTGGACGGACTTCGGCATCTCGGTGCTGGTCACCTCGCACCTGCTCGGCGAACTGGAGCGGACCTGCGACCACGTCGTCGTCATCGACGGCGGCCGCCTCCTGCGCTCCAGCTCCACCAGCGACTTCACCCGGACCACGACGACCCTCGCCGTCGAGGTCACCGACTCCGACGCCCACCCCGACGGCACGGCGGCCCTGCGCGCGGCGCTCACCGCCGCCGGGGTCGCGCTCCACGCGCGCGCGGAGGAGGGCCTGCCCGGCGCGGGCCACGTCCTGCTGCTGGAGGCCGCCGGCGAGGAGATCCACGACATCGTGCGCGACACCGTCGCCGAGCTGGGGCTCGGCCTCGTCCGCATGGAGCAGCGCCGCCACCGCATAGCCGAGGTGTTCCGCCCCGGCACGGCGGCGGCCGGCCAGTCCCCGGAGGTGCAGACCCGGTGA
- a CDS encoding SDR family oxidoreductase, with amino-acid sequence MSLPRGARERRIRTGGVELCVAELGDPDRPAVVLVHGYPDSKEVWSGVAARLADRFHVVLYDVRGHGRSTAPVPLRGGFALERLTDDFLAVADAVSPGRPVHLVGHDWGSVQGWEFATAGRTEGRIASFTSVSGPSLDHLGHWIRERVGRPTPRRAGQVLEQGARSWYVYLLHVPVLPELAWRGPLGRRFPGALRRAGKVPGEGYPTGSLPSDAAHGTWLYRDNVRSRTRRPRPDPYAHAPVQLVTPTGDPFLSERLHDDLARWAPRLVRRTLRAGHWVPLTHPDRLSAWIAEFVTAQEGEDPGLPPAVASGRPYADRFGGQLVLVTGAASGAGRATALAFAEAGARVVAVDRDARGAARTAERARLLGAPGAWAEAVDVGDERAVEELAARVTARHGTVDVLVNDIDPLPSGSPPEDREALGVGLRGVVHGCRAFGRRMAARGQGGHIVNTVPTAGPRPTGPDVYGAWEEAAVLALSGSLRAELAGRGVGVTAVRVGSATADAPPAARPAGMPGAGRPHGRTVRTRTPGGRSPEAVAAAVLRAVAENRAVVPVTPGARAARLLCRVAPGVLRALAGGGRGEPSGPARGGGRRAAG; translated from the coding sequence GTGAGTCTGCCGAGGGGCGCCCGCGAGCGCCGGATCCGTACGGGCGGGGTCGAGCTGTGCGTCGCCGAGCTGGGCGATCCGGACCGCCCGGCCGTGGTCCTGGTGCACGGCTACCCGGACTCCAAGGAGGTGTGGTCCGGGGTCGCCGCGCGGTTGGCCGACCGGTTCCACGTCGTCCTGTACGACGTGCGGGGGCACGGCCGGTCGACGGCGCCGGTGCCGCTGCGCGGGGGGTTCGCGCTGGAGAGGCTGACGGACGACTTCCTGGCGGTGGCGGACGCGGTCAGTCCCGGCCGCCCGGTCCACCTGGTGGGGCACGACTGGGGTTCGGTGCAGGGCTGGGAGTTCGCCACGGCCGGGCGCACGGAGGGCAGGATCGCCTCCTTCACGTCGGTGTCGGGGCCGTCCCTGGACCACCTCGGCCACTGGATCCGGGAGCGGGTGGGGCGGCCGACGCCGCGTCGCGCCGGCCAGGTGCTGGAGCAGGGCGCCAGATCCTGGTACGTGTACCTGCTGCACGTGCCGGTGCTTCCGGAGCTGGCCTGGCGGGGACCGCTGGGCAGGCGGTTCCCCGGCGCGCTGCGGCGGGCGGGGAAGGTGCCCGGGGAGGGCTACCCGACCGGGTCGCTGCCGTCCGACGCGGCGCACGGCACGTGGCTGTACCGGGACAACGTCCGCTCCCGTACCCGGCGGCCCCGCCCGGACCCGTACGCGCACGCGCCGGTGCAGCTGGTCACGCCGACCGGGGACCCCTTCCTGTCGGAGCGGCTCCACGACGACCTGGCCCGGTGGGCGCCGCGGCTGGTGCGGCGCACCCTGCGGGCGGGGCACTGGGTGCCGCTCACCCACCCGGACCGGCTGTCCGCGTGGATCGCCGAGTTCGTCACGGCGCAGGAGGGGGAGGATCCGGGGCTGCCGCCCGCCGTGGCGTCGGGACGGCCGTACGCCGACCGGTTCGGCGGGCAGTTGGTACTGGTGACGGGCGCGGCGAGCGGTGCCGGGCGGGCGACGGCCCTGGCGTTCGCGGAGGCCGGGGCGCGGGTGGTGGCCGTCGACCGGGACGCTCGGGGCGCGGCGCGCACGGCGGAGCGGGCACGGCTGCTCGGGGCGCCCGGCGCGTGGGCCGAGGCGGTGGACGTCGGCGACGAACGCGCGGTGGAGGAGCTCGCCGCGCGGGTCACCGCCCGGCACGGCACGGTCGACGTGCTCGTGAACGACATCGACCCCCTCCCCTCGGGGTCCCCTCCCGAGGACCGGGAGGCCCTCGGCGTCGGCCTGCGGGGGGTCGTCCACGGCTGCCGCGCCTTCGGCCGGCGCATGGCGGCGCGCGGCCAGGGCGGCCACATCGTGAACACGGTGCCGACGGCCGGGCCCCGGCCCACCGGGCCGGATGTGTACGGGGCGTGGGAGGAGGCGGCGGTACTGGCGCTCAGCGGGTCGCTGCGGGCGGAACTGGCCGGGCGGGGCGTCGGCGTCACGGCGGTCCGCGTCGGTTCCGCCACCGCGGACGCCCCGCCGGCGGCACGCCCCGCCGGGATGCCGGGGGCGGGACGGCCGCACGGGCGTACGGTACGGACGCGCACGCCGGGGGGCCGCTCGCCGGAGGCGGTCGCCGCCGCGGTCCTGCGGGCGGTGGCGGAGAACCGGGCGGTGGTGCCGGTCACGCCGGGAGCCCGTGCCGCGCGCCTGCTGTGCCGTGTCGCTCCGGGCGTGCTGCGTGCCCTGGCCGGGGGAGGCCGCGGTGAGCCGAGCGGACCGGCCCGGGGCGGCGGGCGGCGGGCGGCGGGGTGA
- a CDS encoding RNA 2'-phosphotransferase has translation MDGRRTVKVSKYLARHLRHQPERIGLVLDPQGWVAVDDLLRAMAGHGVPLSRAELEHVVAVNDKRRFALDGDRVRANQGHTVDVDLGLPPAVPPAYLHHGTTAPRLDAIRTEGLRPMGRHHVHLSTDPGTAAGVGARRGRPVVLTVDAGTMHGDGLVFRVSANGVWLTDGVPPRYLRFPE, from the coding sequence ATGGACGGACGACGCACCGTGAAGGTCTCGAAGTACCTCGCGCGGCACCTGCGCCACCAACCCGAGCGGATCGGCCTCGTCCTCGACCCGCAGGGCTGGGTCGCCGTCGACGACCTGCTGCGGGCCATGGCCGGGCACGGCGTGCCGCTCAGCCGGGCCGAGCTGGAGCACGTCGTCGCGGTGAACGACAAGCGGCGCTTCGCCCTCGACGGCGACCGCGTCCGCGCGAACCAGGGCCACACCGTCGACGTGGACCTCGGCCTTCCGCCCGCCGTTCCGCCCGCGTACCTCCACCACGGCACCACCGCCCCCCGGCTGGACGCCATCCGGACCGAGGGGCTGCGTCCCATGGGCCGTCACCACGTCCACCTCTCGACCGATCCGGGGACCGCGGCGGGGGTCGGGGCCCGGCGGGGCCGGCCGGTCGTCCTCACCGTGGACGCGGGCACCATGCACGGCGACGGCCTCGTCTTCCGCGTCAGCGCCAACGGCGTCTGGCTCACGGACGGCGTTCCCCCGCGCTACCTGCGGTTCCCGGAGTGA
- a CDS encoding DNA-binding protein gives MNHRIETVVLDSQGLSAWISQDRAVLAMIRSFHSMAADLVVCANTIVEVMHARVNTARLNWVLSQVKVEAVTEQAAGAAAGLLKEAGLHGHKYAIDATVAELALRQPGPVAMLTSDIDDMAKLCGGRVRLIAL, from the coding sequence GTGAACCACCGCATCGAGACCGTCGTGCTGGACTCCCAAGGACTGTCCGCCTGGATCTCACAGGACCGGGCCGTGCTCGCGATGATCCGATCCTTCCACTCGATGGCTGCCGATCTCGTGGTCTGTGCCAACACCATCGTGGAAGTCATGCACGCCCGGGTGAACACCGCCCGACTGAACTGGGTGCTCTCCCAGGTCAAGGTGGAAGCGGTGACCGAACAGGCGGCCGGAGCCGCCGCCGGCCTGCTGAAAGAGGCCGGCCTGCACGGTCACAAGTACGCGATCGATGCCACCGTCGCCGAGCTCGCGCTCCGCCAGCCAGGCCCGGTGGCCATGCTCACGTCGGACATCGACGACATGGCCAAGCTGTGCGGTGGTCGCGTCCGGCTCATCGCGCTCTGA
- a CDS encoding type II toxin-antitoxin system CcdA family antitoxin has product MADTTRITVTLPTEQVAELKRLTDNVSGYVAEAVARQIRHQLLGEELRRYEDEHGAFTDEELTAAQARIFGTAEHEESASAA; this is encoded by the coding sequence ATGGCTGATACGACCCGCATCACGGTCACTCTGCCCACGGAGCAGGTGGCGGAGCTGAAGAGGCTCACGGACAACGTCTCCGGCTACGTCGCGGAGGCGGTTGCCCGCCAGATCAGGCACCAGCTTCTCGGTGAGGAGCTGCGCCGCTATGAGGATGAGCACGGCGCGTTCACCGACGAGGAGCTGACCGCGGCCCAGGCCAGGATCTTCGGCACGGCCGAACACGAGGAGTCGGCGAGCGCCGCGTGA
- a CDS encoding LLM class flavin-dependent oxidoreductase — MRLSTVILPVHRWSDGQKIWRRAEELGFHAAYTYDHLSWRTFRDGPWFGAVPTLTAAATVTRNIRLGTLVTSPNFRHPVTLAKELISLDDVSGGRITLGVGAGGTGFDATVLGQEAWTPRERADRFAEFVPLLDRLLTEDAVTHEGGHYSAREARNVPGCVQRPRLPFAVAATGPRGMRLAARYGQAWVTTGDPKLFETGTPEQSLAALRDQVERLGEACAGIGRGVGELDKILLTGFTPEANGVLESVDAFADFAGRHAELGFDEIVVHAPVPDSVFAADEAVFERIALEGLAQLNG, encoded by the coding sequence ATGCGTCTGAGCACGGTGATCCTCCCCGTCCACCGGTGGAGCGACGGACAGAAGATATGGCGGCGGGCCGAGGAGCTCGGGTTCCACGCCGCGTACACCTACGACCACCTCTCCTGGCGGACCTTCCGGGACGGTCCGTGGTTCGGGGCCGTCCCCACCCTCACCGCCGCGGCGACGGTGACGCGGAACATCCGGCTGGGCACCCTTGTGACCTCGCCGAACTTCCGCCACCCGGTCACGCTCGCCAAGGAGCTGATCTCGCTGGACGACGTCTCCGGCGGCCGGATCACCCTCGGCGTCGGCGCGGGCGGCACGGGTTTCGACGCGACGGTGCTCGGCCAGGAGGCGTGGACGCCCCGGGAGCGGGCGGACCGGTTCGCCGAGTTCGTGCCGCTCCTCGACCGGCTCCTCACCGAGGACGCCGTCACCCACGAGGGCGGTCACTACTCGGCCCGCGAGGCGCGCAACGTGCCGGGGTGCGTCCAGCGTCCGCGGCTGCCGTTCGCCGTGGCGGCCACCGGCCCGCGCGGGATGCGGCTCGCCGCACGGTACGGCCAGGCGTGGGTCACCACCGGGGACCCGAAGCTGTTCGAGACGGGTACGCCGGAGCAGTCCCTGGCGGCACTCCGCGACCAGGTGGAGAGGCTGGGCGAGGCGTGCGCCGGGATCGGCCGGGGGGTGGGAGAACTGGACAAGATCCTCCTCACCGGATTCACCCCGGAGGCGAACGGCGTCCTGGAGTCCGTGGACGCCTTCGCGGACTTCGCCGGGCGCCACGCGGAGCTGGGCTTCGACGAGATCGTGGTGCACGCGCCCGTCCCCGACTCCGTGTTCGCCGCCGACGAGGCCGTCTTCGAACGGATCGCCCTTGAGGGGCTCGCGCAGCTGAACGGCTGA
- a CDS encoding HAD hydrolase family protein, whose amino-acid sequence MSRRRPRLIATDLDGTLLRDDKSVSDRTVAALAAAEEAGIEVFFVTGRPARWMGVVSEHVHGHGLAICSNGAAVVDLHAGGRIVEVRALERPTAHDVVETLRREAPGAAFALEFADGIRHEPDYPPLHLDVAVTVGPAEKLLHEDVPGAGAPLLKLLALHRDLTPDGFLALARTAAGHRATITRSSPTALLEVSGLGVSKASTLALCCAERGISADEVVALGDMPNDIEMLTWAGRSYAMGNAHPDVVAAASGRTSANEEDGVAAVIEAILAGD is encoded by the coding sequence ATGTCGCGGCGGCGGCCCCGGCTGATCGCCACCGACCTCGACGGGACGCTCCTGCGCGACGACAAGTCCGTGTCGGACCGGACGGTCGCGGCGCTCGCCGCCGCCGAGGAGGCCGGCATCGAGGTCTTCTTCGTCACCGGGCGGCCCGCCCGCTGGATGGGCGTGGTCAGCGAGCACGTCCACGGCCACGGGCTGGCGATCTGCTCCAACGGGGCGGCCGTCGTCGACCTCCACGCCGGGGGGAGGATCGTCGAGGTGCGGGCGCTGGAGCGGCCGACCGCGCACGACGTCGTCGAGACCCTGCGCAGGGAGGCCCCCGGCGCCGCCTTCGCGCTGGAGTTCGCCGACGGCATCCGCCACGAGCCGGACTACCCGCCCCTCCACCTGGACGTCGCCGTCACGGTCGGCCCCGCCGAGAAGCTGCTCCACGAGGACGTGCCCGGCGCCGGGGCTCCGCTGCTGAAGCTGCTGGCCCTCCACCGCGACCTCACGCCCGACGGCTTCCTCGCCCTGGCCCGCACGGCCGCCGGACACCGCGCCACGATCACGCGCTCCAGCCCCACCGCGCTGCTGGAGGTGAGCGGTCTCGGCGTCTCCAAGGCCAGCACGCTCGCCCTGTGCTGCGCCGAGCGCGGCATCTCGGCCGACGAGGTCGTGGCCCTCGGCGACATGCCCAACGACATCGAGATGCTCACCTGGGCGGGCAGGTCCTACGCCATGGGCAACGCCCACCCGGACGTCGTCGCGGCCGCCTCCGGCCGGACCTCCGCCAACGAGGAGGACGGCGTCGCCGCCGTCATCGAGGCCATCCTCGCCGGCGACTGA